A part of Candidatus Parvarchaeota archaeon genomic DNA contains:
- a CDS encoding alanyl-tRNA editing protein, which produces MTKILCLENCYIKNCDAKVEMLVSPCELVLDQTAFYPRGGGVACDIGTITRKSDGKIFKVIEVSKKDGNVVHKVEVAGLNAGDEVGCEIDWERRHRLIRAHTAAHILAQATAARTGALITGNQIEPEKCRFDFSLENFDRQLMDSIVAQANLEIGKNADVKIYSLPRDEAFKIPGIVKLAGALPPSIPVLRIVEVVGIDIQADGGPHVKNTSEIGKIEIISMENKGKSNRRIYFRLVP; this is translated from the coding sequence ATGACAAAAATACTTTGCCTTGAGAACTGCTACATAAAAAATTGTGATGCAAAAGTGGAGATGCTTGTGTCGCCTTGCGAATTAGTGCTTGACCAGACCGCGTTTTACCCGCGAGGCGGCGGGGTTGCATGCGACATCGGAACAATTACAAGAAAATCCGATGGAAAGATTTTCAAGGTGATTGAGGTTTCAAAAAAAGACGGAAACGTAGTGCATAAAGTGGAGGTTGCAGGATTGAACGCTGGCGACGAGGTAGGCTGCGAAATCGACTGGGAGAGGCGCCATAGGCTGATTCGCGCTCACACGGCAGCCCACATACTTGCCCAGGCCACTGCAGCCAGAACTGGCGCGCTGATAACCGGCAACCAGATTGAGCCTGAAAAATGCCGCTTTGATTTTTCGCTTGAGAACTTTGACAGGCAGCTTATGGATTCTATTGTCGCGCAGGCAAATTTGGAAATAGGCAAAAATGCCGATGTGAAAATTTACTCGCTTCCCCGTGACGAGGCGTTCAAGATACCAGGGATTGTCAAGCTTGCAGGCGCGCTTCCGCCAAGCATCCCGGTGCTTCGGATTGTCGAGGTGGTCGGGATTGACATCCAGGCGGATGGAGGCCCCCATGTGAAAAATACTTCTGAAATTGGGAAAATTGAGATAATTTCAATGGAAAACAAGGGCAAAAGCAACAGGAGAATATACTTCAGACTTGTGCCATAA
- a CDS encoding arsenate reductase ArsC: MQPKKILFVCVGNAARSQMAQGFANHLGKGRVIAQSAGTHPASKISAQAVQTMAEVGIDISRQAPKRLTEKMAKNADLIITMGCGVEVGCPITCIKETVDWGLADPKGWDAERMRKIRHEIKAKVLELLETV, translated from the coding sequence ATGCAGCCTAAAAAAATCCTTTTTGTCTGTGTTGGGAATGCTGCAAGAAGCCAGATGGCGCAGGGGTTTGCAAACCATCTTGGAAAAGGCAGGGTGATTGCGCAAAGTGCTGGCACGCATCCTGCAAGCAAAATATCCGCGCAAGCAGTGCAGACAATGGCAGAGGTCGGAATTGACATTTCCAGACAGGCGCCAAAAAGGCTCACTGAAAAAATGGCAAAAAACGCGGACTTGATTATAACAATGGGGTGCGGGGTTGAGGTTGGGTGCCCAATAACCTGCATCAAAGAAACAGTTGATTGGGGGCTTGCAGACCCAAAAGGATGGGATGCTGAAAGGATGAGAAAGATACGGCATGAAATAAAGGCAAAGGTGCTTGAGCTGCTTGAAACAGTATAA
- a CDS encoding peptidylprolyl isomerase — MEIRASHILLDTQEEAQSVLKMIGEGRKFEDMARKFSKCPSNEVGGDLGFFGKGQMVKEFEDAAFSLPVGQVSTPVKTEFGYHLIKVTGKR, encoded by the coding sequence ATGGAAATCAGGGCAAGCCACATTTTGCTAGACACGCAGGAAGAAGCCCAAAGCGTCCTTAAAATGATTGGAGAGGGACGGAAGTTTGAGGATATGGCCCGCAAGTTTTCAAAGTGCCCAAGCAACGAGGTGGGCGGCGATTTGGGTTTTTTTGGCAAGGGCCAGATGGTAAAGGAGTTTGAGGATGCTGCATTCTCGCTTCCAGTGGGGCAGGTAAGCACGCCCGTCAAGACGGAATTCGGTTATCACCTGATTAAAGTGACTGGGAAAAGATAG
- a CDS encoding DUF488 family protein has product MLYAKTTQDKPADSDGYRLLVTKLWPKKFKASWADGFNPNLSPSQELYGKLTSKQLSFDEFASQYSKELDAQLERLKKLKKQAESFDITLVSYPDFEGKSIGGLIVEKCKSL; this is encoded by the coding sequence ATGCTCTATGCAAAAACCACGCAAGATAAGCCTGCTGATTCGGACGGCTATCGGCTTCTTGTCACAAAGCTGTGGCCAAAGAAGTTCAAGGCATCCTGGGCAGATGGCTTCAACCCCAATCTTTCTCCTTCACAAGAACTTTACGGCAAACTGACAAGCAAACAACTAAGTTTTGATGAATTTGCATCCCAATACTCCAAGGAACTTGACGCCCAACTTGAGCGCCTAAAAAAACTTAAGAAGCAGGCCGAAAGCTTTGATATTACCCTGGTTTCCTATCCTGATTTTGAGGGGAAAAGCATTGGCGGGT